Part of the Ictalurus furcatus strain D&B chromosome 19, Billie_1.0, whole genome shotgun sequence genome, TGTTCTTCCTGTAGAGTATGGCTCTGGATATGATGCCATCCTGCAGAGCTTAGCCTGGGAGTTCCTAACTCGAGTGGATGAACTCCTGCCTGTGCCGAACCTCAAAGAGGTGGGTCATCAAACCTGATCAATTAAATCACTAGTCTTTAGCCAAATCGATGTCTCATGCGAGTATGCTTCGTCAGACCTCAGTGCAGATTGGAGCTTGGGGGCGGAGTTACATCTAGTAGGTAGAGTCACATGTGTCACTCTACGTTAAGCTTACGTTTAAGGTAACACAATTTACAACCGCAGCAGCAGTTGATGTATCTGATTACTGATGTGTGTAGCATAAAGCGGGTGAAAGTAAGAAcatgtattaataaataacttGCATATTTGGATTGATGTATTCAAgaaaattattttgtaatttgaTAAGACAGGACAGCAGTGAAATACGTTTAAGCtacccttttgttttttttttcttccatatcATTCGATATAATGCAGTCACGATGTAAGAATAAAGCTTTTAGCTCAGTAACATGCTGTATAATTTCCTTTCAGTTACCTAACATTCTGTAGATGCGTAGTTATATGATCTGAAGTCATTCATACAGATGCCTGAATGGtttaaaatgctaaatgctTGGTTGGTCTAATTTTGCGTACATGACTAAACATGTATGTTTTTGTTATACATAACTTGTATACATGCGTTGAAAAGTATGGTAAtgcataatgaaaaataaataatatatttgggtttggttttttttttgtgtaaacatGCAAGTAGAAATGAGCTAGTCCATCAATCCATGATCAACTCCTTATTCTCAGATCACTAGACACCATTTTGATTGTTacagacaaaaacaatataaaacctTTGAGGTGTAGTAACACTTCCCAACCCACCACTTACAACAGCATTAAGTCGAACAGCCAATCAAAATACTTGTAGATGCGCTCATGCTCCAGATGTGTAATCATGCCCCAAGTTCCAGTTGCAGTGAGAGGTACGTTATTCATCCAGGTTAAAATTCCTGTGTTTCTTGTAATAACTACTTTTATTTACCCTGTTCACCCGAAATTCTCAGaagttttttcattttgaagttaaaaaaaagttctatgtagaTTGTTTGCTGTCTGTCAGAAATCCGGTAATCCACTAAGAGTTTAAATGGACAGCGTAAGTAAacactgtgttaaaaaaaaaagtatgtaatgATAATCACAGCCATGtggacattttatattatttgagAGGGAATTATAGACATTGGGAAGTTTTTAAATcacaatgtaatgtaatgtctgGATTTCTTCAGACAGCCTCATGGCTCTGTGGCGGTCTGGCTGCCATGGAGGACATCGTCCAGCCACTCTCTGACCCGGTGGAGCTAAGGGACGTGCTGCAGCATTTCAAAACCAAGAGGCATAAAAACAGAAACGGTAAGCCTTTCGTAGAGACATCAGACCAGGTTTACTGATAACATTACTTTCAAACTCTGGTCCTGGGGTTTAACAGTAAGTTCCCAGAAAGTAGGTGATTTTTCTGGTCTAGTAAACGTGTCCTGTCTATGGGTTGGAATTAATTCTTCCACAGTGAGAAAATTTGAGACATGTATTACACAACGTTTATACAATcaacttttttaaaacttcGATTTATCTATACACGAACAAATGTAGTGGCGTCAAAAATATCTTTCGGAAACAGGTTGAGTATTTGCGCTGTGATAAATTTCCCAGTCTACTTGCACAAGAAGTCTGGAAACGTCCAGCCACAgtgtatcatttttaaaaccGATCAAGGTTCAATTTTTTGCACTCGTGGTTGCTTAGAAGCATTGTATTGAAGTTAGAAGATCCCATGGTAGTCAAAATCGGTTAGGTCCAGTATCAGGGTTTTATAATCAGACTAGAGCTGAAAATTTAGACAACTATTCCAACTATTTTCAGTGATCTGTGATCTGTTACTCATctttttctgcaaaaaataaaaaaactttttaatccTTTTAATTACTGTCCACATTACACAGCGTATTAAATGTTACTCTCCATCCTTTTCGCCGTGCAAAGGCCTTAATATTACTGcctatatttttaaacattgtatATACTTTTGCTATAAAtaagatacagtgccctccactaatattggcacccttggtaaatatgagcaaagaaggctgtgaaaaattgtctttattgtttgatcttttgttacaaaaatactctgctatcAAACAATCgccaacacaacacaggtttatctaataaaatctttgttaaataaaggtatgcaacaattattggcacccccatgaattcatatgagagaaatatattatagaagtatattcccactgatattttacagtTGTTTTAGTGCACccgggtgactaggaacaggaaattgttctagcatgacttcctgtttcacaggggtataaatacaaggtaacacacaggccaaattcccttagtcattcataacaccgggtaagaccaaggaatatagctgtgatgtgtggcaaaacgttgttgagcttcacaaaatgggaagtggctataagaaaatgcattgaaaatgcccatttccaccatcagggcaataattaagaagttccagtcaactggaaatgttatgaatcaacctggaattggacgtgtgtctatattttctcaacgcactgtgaaaaggatggttcgagtgaccaaaaaatctccaaggatcccagctggagaattgcagaagttcagaaagtctccagaactacaatccaaagtcacctacatcaccacaagttgtttggaagggtttcaagaaaaaaagcctctactctcatccactactggaacttctggacactactggaacttcaaatgggatcgggttctatggtcagatgaaaccaaaagcagaggcacacagagaggtagccatatggaaaagtacctcatgcccacggttaaatatggtggaggatctttaatgttttggggctgtttttctgccagaggtcttggacattttgttaggatacatggcatcatggactctatcaaatatcaacagatattaaatgaaaacctgactgcctctgccagaaagcttaaaatgggccgtggttggatcttccagcaggacaatgatccaaaacatacatcaaaatcaacacaaaaatggtttactgaccacaaaatcaaggttctaccatgaccatcccagtcccctgacctgaaccccatagaaaacctgtgaggtgaactgaagaggagagtccaccagcgtggacctcgaaatgtgaaggatctggagagattctgtatggaggaacggtctcagacccctttccatgtattctccaacctcatcaggcattataggagaagactcagagctgttatcttggcaaaaggaAGCAACATAatttattgactaaaagggtgccaataattgttgcacatctacagtgagggaaaaaagtatttgatcccctgctgattttgtacgtttgcccactgacaaagaaatgatcagtctataattttaatggtagatttatttgaacagtgagaaacagaataacaacaaacaaatccagaaaaacacatgtcaaaaatgttataaattgatttgcattttaatgagggaaatatgtatttgacccctctgcaaaacatgacatagtacttggtggcaaaacccttgttggcaatcacagaggtcagacgtttcttgtagttggccaccaggtttgcacacatctcaggagggattttgtcccactcctctttgcagatcttctccaagtcattaaggtttcaaggctgacgtttggcaacttgaaccttcagctccctccacagattttctatcggattaaggtctggagactggctaggccactccaggaccttaatgtgcttcttgttgacccactcctttgttgccttggccgtgtgcttcgggtcattgtcatgctggaatacccatccacgacccattttcaatgccctggctgagggaaggaggttctcacccaagatttgacggtacatggccccgtccatcgtccctttgatgcggtgaagttgtcctgtccccttagcagaaaaacacccccaaagcataatgtttccacctccatgtttgacggtggggatggtgttcttggggtcataggcagcattcctcctccaaacacggcgagttgagttgatgccaaagagctccattttggtctcatctgaccacaacactttcacccagttgtcctctgaatcattcagatgttcattggcaaacttcagacgggcatgtatatgtgccttcttgagcagggggaccttgcgggcgctgcaggatttcagtccttcatggcgtagtgtgttaccaattgttttcttggtgactatggtcccagctgccttgagatcattgacgagatcctcccgtgtagttctgggctgattcctcactgttctcatgatcattgcaactccacgaggtgagatcttgcatggagccccaggccgagggagattgacagttcttttgtgtttcttccatttgcgaataatcacaccaactgttgtcaccttctcaccaagctgcttggcaatggtcttgtagcccattccagacttgtgtaggtctacaatcttgtccctgacatccttggagagctctttggtcttggccatggtggagagtttggaatctgattgattgactgcttctgtggacaggtgtcttttatacaggtaacaagctgagattaggagcaatccctttaagagtgtgctcctaatctcagctcgttacctgtataaaagacacctgggagccagaaatctttctgattgagagggggtcaaatacttatttccctcattaaaatgcaaatcaatttataacatttttgacatgcgtttttctggattttcttgttgttattctgtctctcactgttcaaataaacctaccattaaaattatagaatgatcatttctttgtcagtgggcaaacgtacaaaatcagcaggggatcaaatacttctttccctcactgtatatttaacagattttgttttgataaacctttttgtttgatatccatgagtgcagagtattttgtgattttatttattttttaacaaaagctcaaaagggtaaacaatagacaattttcacagccttctttgtgcATATTTAactagggtgccaatattagtggagggcactgtatactcTGACAGCATCAACCCTCACagcaaataaattttgttttgtttttttgcctctCAATGAAAACAGAACCAGACTTGTCTTCTGCTTCCATTCAACAAGAGATGGTGTTGCCTGCCAGTTCTATCCCACAAGAGAAAATCTTGCCTCCCTCATCCATTGCACAAGAAACCTTCATAATCGCACAAGCACTTAGCGaaaatcaaactgaatctgaCTGTGCAGCAGCCACTATAATGAGCCCCGCCCAAAGCGATACCGAGGAGACGGAGCCTTTGGACAGCGTGGAAACTGAGGTCGAGACAGAACTGCAAGAAGAGGCTGTTTACCAAGAGAGCAGTACAGGGATGTGTGAAGTCCAGCAGATCTACCTCACTGCAGATGGCTCTACAGTTATCGTTTCAGAATTGGACAATGGCGGAGAGGACGCCTCTCAGCTGCAGTTTCTAGAACAGTCAGAAGGAGTGGAGACTTCTGAGGTGAGGGAAATAAGCATGGAGGAGTGGATCTCGCAAATCGCTGGGAAAGTTCTTCCTCTGTCGGTCATGCCCCCTTCCACTAACGTAGACGTCCTTGCGGAGGAAACGGCGTTCATTCCCATTATTGAAAGACCCCCATCTATAAAATCCATCATCAACAGAAAAAGCCCCCCTACTCAAGCAACGGCCAGCAGAAAGGTGATCACTTTGCCCGCCGAGTCTCGGGCGAACCAAGACTTGGGTGAGAAAAAGCACACGTGTTGTATGTGTAAGAAAGAGTTTCGTTACGAATGTCAGTTGAAGAgtcacatgcgcacacacaccggAGAAAGACCGTTCCAGTGCTCGGACTGCGGCAAAAGCTTCCGATGTCTCAGTTTCCTGTCCAGCCACATCAAAACACACTCACTATGCAGACCATTCAAATGCACGCAGTGTGCCAAGAACTTCCGCAAGAAAGCCGACCTCATCAAGCATGTTCGCGTGCACACGGGGGAGAAGCCATACAAGTGCAATATCTGTGGTAAGAGCTTCTCTCAGAGCTCATACCTGAAGATTCACCGCGAGTGTCACACGTCGGAAAACCTGCACCAGTGTCCACACTGTGACAAATGCTTCCCTACCGCGTTCAAACTGGCGGTGCACATCCGATACCACTCAATGGCGCGCTCCTACATGTGCAACCTGTGCGGCAAGAGCTTCATCTACGCCAGCCTGCTTCGGAGACACAAGGGCTATCACGTGGGCGAGCGCAAGTACCTGTGCACCATATGTGGCAAGTCCTTCGTGTACATGTTCGACCTGAAAAAGCACCAGCGCAACCACGAGAAGCCACGCGTGCGTATCCCGTGCAGGTTGTGCCACAAGACGTTTGCAGGGCCAGAGATGCTGCGCTGCCATCTCCGCATCCATACGGGAGAGCGGCCCTTCGGCTGCAAGGTGTGCGGTAAAACCTTCTCACAGATTGGCAACATGAAGAGGCACGAGCGTGTGCACACGGGAGAGCGGCCGTATGTCTGTACCGAGTGCGGGAAGACCTACAAGCACTCGTCGCACCTGAAGAACCACATGCTGAACCACACAGGCGAGCGGCCGTGGCGGTGCACGCAATGCGGCAAGAGCTTCAAGTTCCAAGGGCCACTGAAGAAGCACGAGCAAACGCACCTGGCCGAGCAGGCCGAACAAACACGAGGGCGCAAAAGGCACGAAACCAAAAATCCTTAAAGGGTGTGAGCACCTGTTATAATATTAGCAGGGTTCTGAATTCCAGTTTGAAGTGTGTACATATATCATAGTCTTCATATATGAAGTCATGTATATCTCCAGAAGCTGGATCAGCTTTCCTAAAGGTCAGAGCAGCGTGTAAGGACATGGGAAAGGTCACAAAATGGTGATGTCTGGTTTAAAGGAAATCAGTGCTGATTAGTAAGCGAGTTGATTTCACTTAAGAGATAAGTGGAAGATCAACGATAAGATGGAACCTACCATAGAAGTCTGGTGGCACCTACGGATATAAGCATAAACTGCGTATATAAGATCTAGTATTTCAGATTTTGGAGTATTTCACACGTGGGTGCTTTCATACCTACAAAGCATATTTTCATattagttatttgtttgtttaattggaacTATTTCTTTAAAGTTCTGATCAGAACCACCCGTTATACTAGATCTATTTTTGTAACGACTGCTTTAATCAGGAAAAACTGAGGATTTTCTATATGAGGAACAGTGATCAAGATGAATAAATATTCCCATCTCATCACGGCGTGCCATGCTGCTTGCATCGTACTAATAATAGAACTGAAAATGAATCGTGAACGTGAATCTTTTGATTCCTCGTCCAAAGTCTTCCTTTGAATCAGAAATTGAGGTGgttatagtaaaaaaataaataaataaaaataattaaaaaaaaaaaaaaactcacctcACCatgatacaaataaaataaagcctgTAGTTTAAAATTGTGTATGTatgcaaaaaaattattatttttttttactattatatttttatcatcACGTAGGTATGTCGTTTCTTTCTGTGTCCCATCTATCTGCTGAGCTTTATATTGTTGGGGTCTGGCAAATGACAACCTTCACTCAGTTGTGCTTTCAACCAAATAACTACAATAACCCAATGGATTCAAATTGTAGCTTGTTCtccagtgcagtgtgtgtatactaCATCCTGCCTCAGCTCCATATCATTCCAGTTCAGGTTACTGTCTTGTGTGGTTTCATAGGTTCCCCCGCCGGGTTCTCTAGCGTCTTCTCACCTCCCAAATACATGCAGGCGGGTGAACGATGTACACCAAATTGGCCTTAGAAGTGAACGAATATGCGCGACGGTcatgtgcccagtgttccttgGATGCAACACGTAACAGCATACTTGAGTAGGTTCTAATAAAGATAAAGATGGATGATAACTTTTACTCGAGTAACAATACTTGAACATAAGGTCTTGATGACTCCCCTCAGTTCAATAgtagtaaaagaaaatgtaaaaaaaaaaaaaaagacataacagtgaatgtgtttgtttagcaatttatttttgtctcaacagaagtaactaaaaaaaaaaaaagccccaactGTTTTGCAATAAAAGTAGGAAGCACCGTGAAGATGATTACTAAGCCACTGTCAATTGAAGGTAAAGGAACTAAACAAATCTTAACTACTTCATACCTGAAACTCAGATCGAGAATcactattgtttaaaaaatgtgatttgAAAAATGTTCAGAAAGTCAACATTTGGTGGTAATGTTCATTACTTTTGTGAAACTTCGATCCAGATGCAACATGAACAATGCTTTGTTATTGAGCTGGAGTACAAGGGGtctgcttttgtttcatttcatcgGACATGGAGTACAAATGTTGGCATTACATCTGCTTAATGGAATGATACGAGACAGATGTGTCAGAAAAATACACAAGATCAAAGTTTCCGTCGTACGCCATACTCTAAAGTCAGACTTCTTTTGGAGAGATCATTAGCAGGAACACag contains:
- the si:dkey-14d8.1 gene encoding zinc finger protein 354C isoform X2 → MGQSDWTPITWSFSNLTSSCPVSSNDIESEVMNNIFIKTIHNILEDTDKRESFLQNVLPVEYGSGYDAILQSLAWEFLTRVDELLPVPNLKETASWLCGGLAAMEDIVQPLSDPVELRDVLQHFKTKRHKNRNEPDLSSASIQQEMVLPASSIPQEKILPPSSIAQETFIIAQALSENQTESDCAAATIMSPAQSDTEETEPLDSVETEVETELQEEAVYQESSTGMCEVQQIYLTADGSTVIVSELDNGGEDASQLQFLEQSEGVETSEVREISMEEWISQIAGKVLPLSVMPPSTNVDVLAEETAFIPIIERPPSIKSIINRKSPPTQATASRKVITLPAESRANQDLGEKKHTCCMCKKEFRYECQLKSHMRTHTGERPFQCSDCGKSFRCLSFLSSHIKTHSLCRPFKCTQCAKNFRKKADLIKHVRVHTGEKPYKCNICGKSFSQSSYLKIHRECHTSENLHQCPHCDKCFPTAFKLAVHIRYHSMARSYMCNLCGKSFIYASLLRRHKGYHVGERKYLCTICGKSFVYMFDLKKHQRNHEKPRVRIPCRLCHKTFAGPEMLRCHLRIHTGERPFGCKVCGKTFSQIGNMKRHERVHTGERPYVCTECGKTYKHSSHLKNHMLNHTGERPWRCTQCGKSFKFQGPLKKHEQTHLAEQAEQTRGRKRHETKNP
- the si:dkey-14d8.1 gene encoding zinc finger protein 354C isoform X1, which encodes MATSEVQQKSGALPLSALRLVVPPLRLMSAFLWQVVQRRNVTQYGKLEQFVLLVSDTVPDIMSQHLLNKLVFLLRKKVILELCFKDQTPDVWIIQAHLDTLRNLTNKSNDIESEVMNNIFIKTIHNILEDTDKRESFLQNVLPVEYGSGYDAILQSLAWEFLTRVDELLPVPNLKETASWLCGGLAAMEDIVQPLSDPVELRDVLQHFKTKRHKNRNEPDLSSASIQQEMVLPASSIPQEKILPPSSIAQETFIIAQALSENQTESDCAAATIMSPAQSDTEETEPLDSVETEVETELQEEAVYQESSTGMCEVQQIYLTADGSTVIVSELDNGGEDASQLQFLEQSEGVETSEVREISMEEWISQIAGKVLPLSVMPPSTNVDVLAEETAFIPIIERPPSIKSIINRKSPPTQATASRKVITLPAESRANQDLGEKKHTCCMCKKEFRYECQLKSHMRTHTGERPFQCSDCGKSFRCLSFLSSHIKTHSLCRPFKCTQCAKNFRKKADLIKHVRVHTGEKPYKCNICGKSFSQSSYLKIHRECHTSENLHQCPHCDKCFPTAFKLAVHIRYHSMARSYMCNLCGKSFIYASLLRRHKGYHVGERKYLCTICGKSFVYMFDLKKHQRNHEKPRVRIPCRLCHKTFAGPEMLRCHLRIHTGERPFGCKVCGKTFSQIGNMKRHERVHTGERPYVCTECGKTYKHSSHLKNHMLNHTGERPWRCTQCGKSFKFQGPLKKHEQTHLAEQAEQTRGRKRHETKNP